A stretch of the Notolabrus celidotus isolate fNotCel1 chromosome 3, fNotCel1.pri, whole genome shotgun sequence genome encodes the following:
- the slc39a13 gene encoding zinc transporter ZIP13, whose translation MKGGSCAKPSWAVAALFIPLTLLMLTFGGALSSQKMTQTTMGHATATSSGQGPGLTDNLPGFRAVADFLASEDAHVWLLSLVGSVAVGLSGVFPLLVIPIEAGAALKTEAGSQKLKHLLSFAIGGLLGDVFLHLLPEAWAVSSNTAAGKQNHYMTQGLWVIIGLLAFLLLEKMFPDQDSQEDPDPDSDLNSNTPTQTNATVSGKPVVSLRNGHHAESWKSSKQQSRQERSEKIKTSGYLNLLANCIDNFTHGLAVAGSFLVSKKVGFLTTFAILLHEIPHEVGDFAILLRAGFDRWSAARMQLSTALVGVIGACFALYTQSPQDTENTTAWILPFTSGGFLYIALVNVVPDLLEESSLRHSILQILLIISGVAVMALLSAIVD comes from the exons ATGAAAGGTGGAAGCTGTGCAAAGCCCAGCTGGGCTGTAGCTGCTCTGTTTATCCCCCTTACCCTGCTGATGCTGACCTTCGGGGGGGCATTAAGCAGTCAGAAGATGACACAAACAACGATGGGTCATGCAACAGCAACGTCTTCAGGACAGGGCCCCGGCCTGACGGACAACCTCCCGGGCTTTCGGGCGGTAGCAGACTTCTTAGCCAGCGAGGATGCTCATGTGTGGCTCCTGTCTCTGGTGGGATCTGTCGCTGTAGGTCTTAGTGGGGTTTTCCCTCTTCTTGTCATTCCTATTGAAGCTGGAGCAGCTCTCAAAACAGAAG ctGGGAGCCAGAAGCTGAAACACCTCTTGAGCTTCGCAATTGGTGGTCTCCTCGGGGATGTAtttctccatctccttcctgaGGCGTGGGCGGTGTCGTCAAACACTGCAG CTGGTAAACAAAACCACTACATGACCCAGGGCCTCTGGGTAATCATTGGCCTGCTGGCTTTCCTTCTCCTGGAGAAGATGTTCCCAGACCAAGACAGCCAAGAGGATCCGGACCCAGACTCAGACCTGAACTCTAACACACCT ACACAGACTAACGCAACTGTCAGTGGAAAGCCAGTGGTATCACTCCGAAACGGGCACCATGCAGAGTCATGGAAATCCTCCAAGCAACAGAGTCGGCAGGAAAGATCAGAGAAAATCAAG ACGAGCGGATACCTAAACCTGCTGGCCAACTGCATCGACAACTTCACCCATGGACTGGCTGTAGCTGGGAGTTTCCTGGTTAGCAAAAAG GTTGGGTTCCTCACCACATTCGCCATCCTGCTCCATGAAATCCCCCATGAG GTGGGAGACTTTGCCATCCTGCTGAGGGCCGGGTTTGACCGATGGAGTGCAGCTCGCATGCAGCTGTCCACGGCACTGGTCGGGGTCATAGGAGCTTGCTTTGCTTTGTACACTCAGTCGCCACAAGACACAG AAAATACCACTGCCTGGATCCTACCGTTCACCTCTGGAGGTTTCCTCTACATCGCCTTAGTCAATGTCGTGCCAGACCTGCTGGAGGAGTCCAGTTTGAG acACTCCATACTGCAGATCCTGCTCATCATCAGTGGCGTGGCCGTCATGGCTCTGCTCTCCGCCATTGTCGACTGA